The Pocillopora verrucosa isolate sample1 chromosome 2, ASM3666991v2, whole genome shotgun sequence genome has a segment encoding these proteins:
- the LOC131790185 gene encoding LOW QUALITY PROTEIN: RPA-interacting protein A (The sequence of the model RefSeq protein was modified relative to this genomic sequence to represent the inferred CDS: inserted 1 base in 1 codon), with protein MAATADYFPKSPDPMSRHRSQYKCSTPPWKEQYRKRCLDRLKNGRQKFVERFRQASCETNDSSFVXEVMDEEWRRLSEENQELSPWRPTRRSCTPFKGLELDCSEDTSLDEVLSLLDEIQKELMDEERNILAQYEENLKFEESSLCAAIESLGTEDSVICPVCKRNPLHQNKQVVFCACGIRIDTEHDALNLTYLRNQIDGALTIHREQGCTMEPEFCVSVLQEVAVSNLVALCKACDFLFIVL; from the exons ATGGCGGCAACAGCAGATTATTTTCCGAAAAGCCCAGATCCAATGTCTCGACACCGTTCGCAATACAAGTGCAGCACACCGCCCTGGAAAGAACAGTATAGAAAG AGGTGCTTGGACAGGCTCAAAAATGGGAGGCAGAAATTTGTGGAGAGATTTAGGCAAGCCAGTTGTGAGACAAATGACTCCTCTTTTG ACGAAGTGATGGATGAAGAATGGCGTAGGCTTAgtgaagaaaatcaagaactttCACCATGGCGTCCAACCAGAAGGTCATGCACACCATTTAAAGGG CTTGAGTTAGATTGTTCAGAGGATACTTCCCTTGATGAGGTTCTGTCTTTACTGGATGAAATTCAAAAGGAACTGATGGATGAAGAAAGAAACATTCTTGCCCAGTATGAGGAAAATCTGAAGTTCGAGGAATCTTCTCTATGTGCAGCTATTGAAAGTCTTGGAACAGAGGATTCTGTCATTTGCCCAGTCTGCAAAAG AAATCCATTACATCAGAACAAACAGGTCGTCTTCTGTGCTTGTGGAATCAGAATTGATACTGAG CATGATGCACTAAACCTGACCTATCTCAGAAACCAGATTGATGGGGCATTAACAATCCATAG AGAACAAGGTTGCACAATGGAACCAGAGTTTTGCGTATCAGTTTTACAAGAGGTGGCAGTAAGCAATCTTGTTGCTCTGTGTAAG GCGTGTGATTTCTTGTTCATCGTTCTTTGA
- the LOC131789746 gene encoding protein CASP-like has product MAASSFQSMRNFWKEFSLPDLQKSLDTTAAELADRQDESDTSRKKLVELSRDFKKNTPEDTRKKMAPLLKSFQAEIDALSKRSKASETAFLSIYKKLVDVPDPLPILEQAVIQQQKVSKLQDYEIENKQLRETLEEYNSEFAEVKNQEVTINRLKEKLREYEDKMEERVQARAKEKEKDMQKMFSDKERTLQETQVSVAKKLGEAEHKAATLQAALDNTQSELFDVKAKFDEVAAARSSEIEILEADVERANQRALSAERQVESLREELIAAQNALQNSGNEQRPNMSETIDAISRSSLEHELAAKERQISQLVSDVQQSQVIQNRLKESTANEIARLEDQLASKTKALQQLEEKLDEQGNYEEIKRELNILKSIEFSTSEESRDAEKMDSTPKSLEMLLLDKNKRLQSENTSLKVENVDLTGRYSELHVQYNEAVNTVKEQKELITQLETDLLSVNALPSAFRGQGEGEAGPPTETELVSNAVQQAVAPAGVTSENVATESLLPIVASQRERFKIRNMELEAQLRHNQQQISVLQNEVDTLRSDNVKLYEKIKFLQSYPTKSSGGREEEATVSRYSSQYEQRLDPFSAFNQREKQQRYLGLSPHEKVTLNLGRFIMSNKFARTFVFFYTLLVHLMIFLVLYKLAYTESCKRDIASECAKRFAEHMHEVHGQ; this is encoded by the exons atggcggcttcTTCGTTCCAGTCTATGAGAaatttttggaaagaattttCTCTTCCAGATCTTCAG AAATCCTTAGACACAACTGCAGCAGAGCTAGCAGATCGCCAAGATGAATCAGACACATCGAGAAAAAAGCTCGTTGAGCTCAGTCgtgattttaaaaagaatactCCGGAG gATACCAGGAAAAAGATGGCACCACTCTTGAAGAGCTTTCAAGCTGAG attgatgctctttcaaaaaGGAGCAAAGCATCAGAAACTGCTTTTCTCTCAATCTACAAGAAACTTGTGGATGTCCCAG ATCCTTTACCAATACTTGAACAGGCTGTTATTCAGCAACAAAAAGTATCCAAACTTCAG gattatgaaattgaaaataaacaactcaGGGAAACCCTAGAAGAATACAACTCAGAATTTGCAGAAGTGAAAAATCAAG AGGTGACTATAAACAGACTGAAGGAAAAACTGAGAGAGTATGAGGACAAGATGGAAGAAAGAGTTcag GCAAGGGCtaaggagaaagaaaaagacatgCAGAAGATGTTTTCTGACAAAGAAAGGACCTTGCAAGAAACTCAGGTTTCTGTTGCAAAGAAACTTGGTGAAGCTGAGCATAAAGCTGCAACTCTTCAGGCTG CATTGGATAATACTCAGTCAGAACTGTTTGATGTGAAAGCCAAGTTTGACGAAGTTGCTGCTGCAAG GTCTTCAGAAATTGAAATACTAGAAGCTGATGTAGAAAGAGCAAATCAG AGAGCATTGAGTGCTGAGAGGCAAGTTGAATCTCTGCGAGAAGAGCTTATAGCAGCACAGAATGCCCTACAG AATTCAGGCAATGAACAAAGGCCAAACATG TCTGAGACCATTGATGCAATTTCACGTTCAAGCTTGGAACATGAGTTAGCAGCCAAGGAGAGACAG ATATCTCAGTTAGTGAGTGATGTACAACAATCACAAGTGATACAGAACAGATTAAAAGAATCAACTGCAAATGAG ATTGCCAGACTAGAAGACCAACTTGCTAGCAAGACGAAAGCCCTCCAGCAATTG GAGGAAAAACTTGATGAACAGGGTAACTATGAAGAGATCAAGAGAGAACTGAA cattttgaaatcaattgAGTTCTCAACAAGCGAGGAGAGCAGAGATGCGGAAAAGATG gaCTCCACTCCGAAATCTCTAGAGATGCTTCTTCTTGATAAGAATAAAA GACTTCAGTCTGAAAACACAAGTTTAAAGGTTGAAAACGTCGATTTGACAG GTCGTTATTCTGAACTTCATGTACAATACAACGAAGCGGTGAACACAGTGAAGGAACAGAAGGAACTCATTACTCAGCTAGAAACGGATCTCCTGAGTGTGAACGCTCTTCCATCAGCATTCCGTGGACAGGGAGAG GGTGAGGCAGGGCCTCCTACTGAGACAGAACTTGTATCTAATGCAGTTCAGCAGGCTGTAGCACCGGCAG GTGTGACCAGTGAGAATGTAGCAACGGAATCCCTTCTTCCTATCGTGGCCAGCCAGAGAGAAAGATTTAAAATCCGTAATATGGAATTAGAAGCG CAACTACGCCATAACCAGCAACAGATCAGTGTGTTGCAAAATGAAGTGGACACCTTGAGGTCAGATAACGTGAAGTTGTACGAGAAAATCAAGTTCCTTCAAAGCTACCCAACGAAG AGCTCAGGGGGCCGAGAAGAAGAAGCAACAGTCAGCAGATACTCGTCACAATATGAACAAAGATTGGATCCATTTTCAGCCTTTAATCAACGG GAGAAACAACAGCGATACCTGGGGCTTAGTCCGCATGAAAAAGTTACTCTTAACCTG GGTCGGTTTATCATGTCAAACAAATTTGCCAGAACCTTCGTATTTTTCTATACATTGCTTGTACACTTAATGATATTTCTG